A stretch of Hippoglossus hippoglossus isolate fHipHip1 chromosome 20, fHipHip1.pri, whole genome shotgun sequence DNA encodes these proteins:
- the LOC117754050 gene encoding LOW QUALITY PROTEIN: class E basic helix-loop-helix protein 22-like (The sequence of the model RefSeq protein was modified relative to this genomic sequence to represent the inferred CDS: inserted 1 base in 1 codon; deleted 1 base in 1 codon) yields MDRGMNLPGGAGDIFHKTLSAVSTKKMDPFRSSVGIELPARDRQSPMSCFDQTDPDPIQPGGLAGVRGGPLGLPTGSLCLKYGESANRTSAAESSGGEQSQDDDSDERCEMVLLTDGRTVSAGKAEGGKKSKEQKSLRLNINARERRRMHDLNDALDELRGVIPYAHSPSVRKLSKIATLLLAKNYILMQAQALEEMRRLVAYLNQGQAISAASIPATTALANPGLGAYEPPPGYPFPSGVAAATCPDKCALFNNANSSLCXQCTDKP; encoded by the exons ATGGACAGGGGGATGAACTTGCCCGGCGGCGCAGGGGACATTTTCCACAAAACTCTGAGCGCCGTGTCCACTAAAAAAATGGATCCTTTCAGGTCGTCGGTCGGCATTGAACTACCAGCCAGAGACCGCCAGTCACCGATGAGCTGCTTCGACCAAACCGATCCAGACCCGATTCAGCCGGGAGGACTCGCGGGAGTTAGAGGGGGACCACTGGGTCTGCCGACCGGATCTTTGTGCTTAAAGTACGGCGAGAGCGCCAACAGGACCTCGGCGGCGGAGAGCAGCGGCGGAGAGCAGAGCCAAGACGATGACAGTGACGAAAGGTGTGAAATGGTCCTCCTGACCGACGGGCGGACGGTGTCCGCGGGGAAAGCAGAAGGAGGTAAGAAATCCAAAGAGCAGAAATCCCTGAGGCTAAACATCAATGCCAGAGAAAGACGACGGATGCACGACCTG AACGACGCACTGGATGAGCTCAGGGGGGTCATCCCCTACGCGCACAGCCCGTCGGTGCGCAAACTCTCCAAAATTGCCACTTTGCTGCTCGCCAAAAACTACATCCTCATGCAGGCGCAAGCGCTGGAGGAGATGCGGAGGCTGGTTGCATATCTCAACCAGGGCCAAGCCATCTCTGCCGCCTCGATACCGGCCACCACTGCGCTCGCCAATCCCGGCTTGGGCGCGTACGAGCCGCCGCCCGGATACCCCTTCCCCAGCGGAGTGGCCGCGGCCACATGCCCAGACAAATGTGCCCTTTTCAACAACGCCAACTCCAGCCTCT AACAGTGCACTGACAAGCCTTAA